The genome window CCGGAACGACGCGTCGCGCCGCCGTGCGGGTTCCGTCATCGGCATGGTAACGACGCTTCCCGGCCCGCAGTGTTGCGGGCTCGGCGAAAGCGGGGCGCGCGCGGCCCGGAAAAGCCGTGCGGACCGGCGGGCGCGGCCACGTACCCTTGTGTGCCGTGTCCAACGCCAATGAGCCCAGCCCCGACCGTACCGCTCCGTCCGCCGTCCCGGCCGCCCTGCCAGGCCTGAGCGAGGCCCAGACGCTGGGCCTGCAGGAGCTGCTCCGGGTCTCCCCGGTGGCGGACGAGATCGCCCGCCGCTTCCAGGAGGCCGGCTTCCGGCTGGCCCTGGTCGGCGGCTCGGTGCGGGACGCGCTGCTCGGCCGGCTCGGCAACGACCTGGACTTCACCACCGACGCCCGCCCCAAGCAGGTGCTCAAGCTGGTCAAGGGCTGGGCGGACGCGGTCTGGGACGTCGGCATCGCCTTCGGCACGGTCGGTGCGCGCAAGGACACCGCGGACGGCAGCTTCCTGATCGAGATCACCACCTACCGCTCCGAGGCGTACGACCGCACCTCCCGCAAGCCCGAGGTGACCTACGGCGACACCATCGAGCAGGACCTGGTCCGCCGCGACTTCACGGTGAACGCGATGGCCGTGGACCTGCCCGGGCGCGGCTTCATCGACCCGCACCACGGCCTGGACGACCTGGAGGCCCGGGTGCTGCGCACCCCGGCCACGCCGGAGGAGTCGTTCTCCGACGACCCGCTGCGGATGATGCGGGCCGCCCGGTTCGCCGCCCAGCTGGACTTCGAGCCGGCGCCCGAGGTGGTCGCCGCGATGACCGCGATGGCCGACCGGCTCGCCATCGTCTCGGCCGAGCGGATCCAGGCCGAGCTGAACAAGCTGCTGCTGGCCGCGCACCCGGTGAAGGGCCTGCGGCTGCTGGTGGACACCGGGCTGGCCGGCTTCGTGCTGCCCGAGCTGCCCGCGCTGCGGCTGGAGAAGGACGAGCACCACCGGCACAAGGACGTCTACGAGCACTCGCTGACCGTGCTGGAGCAGGCGATCGCGCTGGAGCAGGACGGCCCGGACCTGACCCTGCGGCTGGCGGCGCTGCTGCACGACATCGGCAAGCCGCGCACCCGGCGGTTCGAGTCGGACGGCCGGGTCTCCTTCCACCACCACGAGATGGTCGGCGCGAAGATGACCCGCAAGCGGATGCGGGACCTGAAGTACTCCAAGGACCTGATCGACGACGTCTCCCGGCTGGTCGAGCTGCACCTGCGGTTCCACGGCTACGGCGGCGGCGAGTGGACCGACTCCGCGGTGCGCCGCTACGTGACCGACGCCGGCCCGCTGCTGGAGCGGCTGCACAAGCTGACCCGGTCCGACTGCACCACCCGGAACAAGAAGAAGGCCGCGACCCTGGCCCGCACCTACGACGGGCTGGAGGAGCGGATCGTCCAGCTGCGCGCCCAGGAGGAGCTGGACTCGATCCGCCCGGCGCTGGACGGCAACCAGATCATGGCGCTGCTGGAGCTGCCGCCCGGCCCGCTGGTCGGCCGGGCCTACAAGCACCTGCTGGAGCTGCGGCTGGAGCGCGGTCCGATGACCGAGGACGAGGCGCAGGCCGAGCTGAAGGCCTGGTGGGCCGAGCAGCAGGCCTGACCCGGGAACGGGCTCGGGGCCCGGCGCGGTCCGCGCCGGGCCCCGAGGGACCGTCAACCGAGGGGGCGTCAGGTGGCCGAGCCGCCCGAGCCGTTGCCCGAGCCGGTGGAGCCGGTCGAGCCGCCGCTCGAACCGCCGTTGCCGCCGCCGTAGGAGCCGGAGCCGCCGCTGGTCGAGGCGTTCGGCGGGGCCAGGCAGAGCACGTAGCTGTAGGTCGGCTCCTGGTGGACGTACCACTTGGTGGAGACCGAGTAGGGCGAGCAGGTGTGGTTGCCGTCGTCCATGGTGCCCGAGCGGGCGATCACCTTGAAGTCGGCGGCCGAGCTGCTGCAGGGGACCACGACCACTGAGGGGTGGCTGTCGTCGGCGCCGTTCTTGGCGTTGTAGTCGTGCAGGCAGTCGCCGGGCTGGGCGGTGTCCACCGAGGCGCCGGTGACGGTGTCGCCGGAGGAGCCGGCCAGCGCGATCGGCAGCGCGACGGCGAGCACCACCGCGGCCACCGGCACGGTCAGCATCCAGATCGCGCCGCGCTTGGAGAGCGGACGGCCCGGGTCGAGCTGCGGCCCGTGGGTGCCGGGCTGCGGGGCCGGGAGCCGGCGGATCTTCTGGTAGGCGGCGCGGTTGCCGATCAGCGCGATCAGCGTGAAGAGCCAGGAGAGGTAGCTCCACCAGCCCTTGAGTAGGGTCTGCTGGGACATGTCGCGGACCACCGCGGTGCCGCAGACCTGGCAGAACGGGCCGCGGTTGGTCAGGAACTTCATCATCACGATCAGGCCGCGGTGCCCGCGGACCGTCACGTCGGCGGCCGGGAAGCCCTGGCAGACCTTGCAGTTGAGCAGTGCCGGCGGCACGAAGCCGGCCTGCTGCGGGTAGCCGCCGAAGGCCGGCTGGCCGAACCCGGCCTGGGCCGGGGCGGGCGCCGGGCCGAAGCCGGGCTGGGCGGGCACCGGCGCGGGGCCGAAGCCGGGCTGCGCGGGCACCGGCGCGGGGCCGAAGCCGGGTTGGGCCGGCGGTGCCCAGGGGTTGGCCGGCTGCGCGGGCACGGCGGGCGGAGCCGGGACCACGGGCGGCGCCGGAACCGCCGGCGGTGCGGGCACGGCGGGCTGGGCCGGCAGCGTCGGCTGGGCGCTGGGCGGGCTGCTGGGCGGTGCGGGCGGCACCGGCGGCACACCCGGTGGAGTGGCCGGTGGCGGCGGCACCGCCGCGTAGGGGTTCGGCTGGTCGGGTTGGGTCACGACGGCTCTCCGTTGGGTCGGCTGACGGTGCGTCGGCGCGCCCAGGTACCTTAGCGCCGCTCGGCCCGCCCCCGGGCGTAAAAAATCGCACTGATCGCATAGGCGGCGGCCACGGCCAGCACCACCGGCACCGAGCGGCCGTCCAGCGGCAGCACCAGGGCGGTCACCGCGCCGGCCGCGACGAAGGCGACGTTGAAGAGCACGTCGTAGATCGCGAAGACCCGGCCCCGGTACTCGTCGGCCACCTCGTGCTGGACGATCGTGTCGGCGCAGATCTTGGTCGCCTGGGTGACCAGGCCGAGCAGCAGCGCGGCGAGCATGATCGGGGCGACCGCGAAGGAGAGCCCGAGTGCGGGGACGAAGACCGCGGCCGAGGCCAGGCAGGCGGTCATCCAGCCGTCCAGCCCGAGCCGCCGGGTGCACCAGGGGCTGACCACGGCGGCCAGGAAGAAGCCGACGGCGGAGAAGGCGAGCGCGGTGCCCAGGGTGGCCAGTCCGCCCCGGGTGTCGGTCGGCTGGTTGAAGGTGTAGCGGGAGAGCATCAGCACCGTGACGATCAGCACCCCGTAGAGGAACCGGGCGGCGGTCACGGCGGCCAGGGCCCGCACCGCCGGCCGGCTCTCCCGGACCAGGTGGCGCACCCCCTCGGCCAGCGCGCGGCCGGCCTGGCCGAGCGCGGCCCGCAGGTCCGGCCGGTCGGGGTGGTGTTCGGGGCCGAGCAGTTCGGGGGCCATCCGGCGGGCGGCCAGTCCGGCGGCCAGGTAGAGCACGGCCGCGACGGTGACCAGGGCCGCGTCGGCGTGCGGGCCGGGCGGCAGCACCTGGTG of Kitasatospora viridis contains these proteins:
- a CDS encoding MFS transporter, whose amino-acid sequence is MAITRRVAQAPSSPDTGRATLVALLRTRDFRRLLGVRLLSQLSDGVFQASLASYVIFSPERQSSPADIASMMAVLLLPFSVIGPFAGVLLDRWRRRQVLYLGNLTRFGLGLGTAALLLLRAEEWVFLAAALLVTAVNRFILAGLSAALPRVVDADQLVTANALCPTAGTVAAVIGGGTGFVVHQVLPPGPHADAALVTVAAVLYLAAGLAARRMAPELLGPEHHPDRPDLRAALGQAGRALAEGVRHLVRESRPAVRALAAVTAARFLYGVLIVTVLMLSRYTFNQPTDTRGGLATLGTALAFSAVGFFLAAVVSPWCTRRLGLDGWMTACLASAAVFVPALGLSFAVAPIMLAALLLGLVTQATKICADTIVQHEVADEYRGRVFAIYDVLFNVAFVAAGAVTALVLPLDGRSVPVVLAVAAAYAISAIFYARGRAERR
- a CDS encoding CCA tRNA nucleotidyltransferase; this translates as MPGLSEAQTLGLQELLRVSPVADEIARRFQEAGFRLALVGGSVRDALLGRLGNDLDFTTDARPKQVLKLVKGWADAVWDVGIAFGTVGARKDTADGSFLIEITTYRSEAYDRTSRKPEVTYGDTIEQDLVRRDFTVNAMAVDLPGRGFIDPHHGLDDLEARVLRTPATPEESFSDDPLRMMRAARFAAQLDFEPAPEVVAAMTAMADRLAIVSAERIQAELNKLLLAAHPVKGLRLLVDTGLAGFVLPELPALRLEKDEHHRHKDVYEHSLTVLEQAIALEQDGPDLTLRLAALLHDIGKPRTRRFESDGRVSFHHHEMVGAKMTRKRMRDLKYSKDLIDDVSRLVELHLRFHGYGGGEWTDSAVRRYVTDAGPLLERLHKLTRSDCTTRNKKKAATLARTYDGLEERIVQLRAQEELDSIRPALDGNQIMALLELPPGPLVGRAYKHLLELRLERGPMTEDEAQAELKAWWAEQQA
- a CDS encoding LppU/SCO3897 family protein, translating into MTQPDQPNPYAAVPPPPATPPGVPPVPPAPPSSPPSAQPTLPAQPAVPAPPAVPAPPVVPAPPAVPAQPANPWAPPAQPGFGPAPVPAQPGFGPAPVPAQPGFGPAPAPAQAGFGQPAFGGYPQQAGFVPPALLNCKVCQGFPAADVTVRGHRGLIVMMKFLTNRGPFCQVCGTAVVRDMSQQTLLKGWWSYLSWLFTLIALIGNRAAYQKIRRLPAPQPGTHGPQLDPGRPLSKRGAIWMLTVPVAAVVLAVALPIALAGSSGDTVTGASVDTAQPGDCLHDYNAKNGADDSHPSVVVVPCSSSAADFKVIARSGTMDDGNHTCSPYSVSTKWYVHQEPTYSYVLCLAPPNASTSGGSGSYGGGNGGSSGGSTGSTGSGNGSGGSAT